From one Lycium ferocissimum isolate CSIRO_LF1 chromosome 5, AGI_CSIRO_Lferr_CH_V1, whole genome shotgun sequence genomic stretch:
- the LOC132057938 gene encoding tropinone reductase homolog: MIHHCFSLKLVNNAGTVVAKAATETTEEDYSMIMGTNVEASYNLSQLAHPWLKASGNGSIVFLSSAVGIASVPSSSIYATSKGAINQLTKNLACEWAKDKIRVNVVAPWIIRTPLIESLNEDEMFKCLISRAPMKRMGEPREVSATVAFLCLRASSYITGQIICVDGGMTVNGGP; the protein is encoded by the exons ATGATCCATCACTGTTTCTCTTTAAAATTGGTGAACAACGCTGGTACTGTTGTGGCAAAAGCAGCCACAGAAACTACTGAAGAAGATTACTCCATGATAATGGGAACAAATGTTGAAGCGTCATACAATTTGTCTCAACTTGCTCATCCCTGGTTAAAGGCTTCTGGAAATGGGAGCATTGTGTTCCTTTCATCTGCAGTTGGGATTGCTTCAGTACCTTCTTCTTCTATCTATGCTACCTCCAAAG GAGCCATCAATCAACTTACAAAAAATCTAGCATGTGAATGGGCAAAGGACAAAATTCGTGTCAACGTTGTTGCACCATGGATCATTAGAACTCCTCTCATCGAATCACTGAAT GAAGATGAGATGTTTAAATGTTTAATTAGTCGAGCTCCAATGAAACGCATGGGAGAGCCAAGAGAAGTTTCAGCAACAGTAGCATTTCTTTGCTTACGTGCTTCTTCATACATTACTGGTCAAATTATTTGTGTTGATGGAGGAATGACAGTCAATGGGGGTCCTTAA